From the genome of Colwellia psychrerythraea 34H, one region includes:
- a CDS encoding ABC transporter permease, whose protein sequence is MNIKALLKSLLLRKFTTGLLILQLAITLGLLINSVILAVDTNNKLAQDTGLDIDNTLIVSLHPTSGEYRNLDYYRSIVSQDLHQLNQLSGVESVSLMNQLPINTRGMLGNVYDLDDPEIVRRDLYLQDSKIFLTNEELSNTLALALLEGRFLTKDDQLDFGSDENGNVLITESLKKALYGEGSALGQETNNGRIVGVVKDIMLDPTLPIDKQYGVFGNRVMEFIFTGRYYLLRVIPGQVEAVRNKVSDTILAVQAERDIYRIMTMAEHMKRFYSHDKGLAELFLLLCGLMIFVTAISSYAYSQFHISRQKKYIGIRRALGARKKDILLYVLTENWLVYSIGCALGLVMAFGFNILLSQYISLSKPDIMLFILASVVIFIAGTIATLIPAIKTSNIPPVIATRTV, encoded by the coding sequence ATGAATATTAAAGCACTACTTAAGTCCTTATTATTAAGAAAATTTACTACGGGGTTATTAATCTTACAATTAGCGATAACGTTAGGTTTGCTGATTAACAGTGTTATTTTAGCCGTGGATACTAACAATAAATTGGCCCAAGATACGGGCCTAGATATAGACAATACCTTGATTGTTTCATTGCATCCGACATCGGGTGAATACCGTAACTTGGACTATTATCGATCAATTGTGAGTCAAGATTTACACCAATTAAATCAACTTTCAGGTGTTGAAAGTGTTTCACTCATGAATCAACTACCCATAAATACAAGAGGCATGTTAGGTAATGTATATGATCTAGATGACCCAGAAATTGTTCGTCGTGATCTATATCTGCAAGATTCAAAGATTTTTCTCACTAATGAGGAGCTTAGCAATACGCTAGCATTGGCATTACTTGAAGGTCGTTTTTTAACGAAAGATGATCAACTTGATTTTGGTAGTGATGAAAATGGTAATGTACTGATTACTGAGTCACTTAAAAAAGCGCTATATGGTGAAGGTTCGGCACTAGGACAAGAAACTAATAATGGTCGCATTGTAGGCGTGGTAAAAGATATTATGCTTGACCCGACGTTACCCATAGACAAGCAATACGGTGTTTTTGGTAATCGAGTAATGGAGTTTATCTTCACTGGTCGATATTACTTACTAAGGGTGATTCCAGGTCAAGTGGAGGCAGTGCGTAATAAAGTTAGTGATACCATTTTAGCAGTCCAAGCCGAGCGTGATATCTACAGAATAATGACTATGGCAGAGCATATGAAACGCTTTTATAGCCATGATAAAGGTTTAGCTGAGTTGTTCTTGCTGCTTTGTGGGCTAATGATATTTGTTACTGCTATTAGCAGCTATGCTTACTCACAATTTCATATTTCGCGTCAGAAAAAATACATAGGTATTAGACGTGCGTTAGGTGCACGTAAAAAAGATATTCTTTTATATGTGCTCACGGAAAACTGGCTGGTATACAGTATTGGTTGTGCGTTAGGTTTGGTGATGGCTTTTGGGTTTAATATTTTATTAAGTCAGTATATTAGCTTGAGTAAACCAGATATTATGTTGTTTATATTAGCGAGTGTGGTCATTTTTATCGCAGGTACAATCGCAACTTTGATCCCCGCAATAAAGACCAGTAATATTCCACCAGTGATTGCGACTAGAACAGTGTAG
- a CDS encoding crotonase/enoyl-CoA hydratase family protein, protein MPSKNMEQRVNLEISNGIAYVSLNRPDKCNALDILMFHAIRKTIKRLKADRSIRTVIVTGNGDDFCSGLDVKSVMSSTKGPLELLLKLLPWRANLAQYVSTGWREIPAPVIVVIKGRCWGGGLQIALGGDFRISTPDASISIMESRWGLIPDMGGTLALKELLRLDKAKELAMTGEVITGLQALEYGLVTHVDDEPFERAIKLAEIISQQSPDSIAATKKLYNRSWWSKPGFALLRESFYQIKILIGKNRAIKTYNQINQDKKAREFINRKNW, encoded by the coding sequence ATGCCTAGTAAAAATATGGAACAAAGAGTGAATCTCGAAATAAGTAACGGGATAGCCTATGTTAGCTTGAACAGGCCTGATAAATGTAATGCGTTAGATATATTAATGTTTCATGCGATCCGAAAAACCATTAAACGCTTGAAAGCAGACCGAAGTATTAGGACAGTAATTGTTACAGGTAATGGTGATGACTTCTGTTCCGGATTAGATGTTAAATCGGTAATGTCCTCAACAAAAGGGCCGCTTGAATTACTCCTTAAATTGTTACCTTGGCGAGCTAACTTAGCTCAGTATGTTTCAACGGGTTGGAGAGAAATACCAGCGCCTGTAATCGTGGTCATCAAAGGTCGTTGTTGGGGAGGAGGATTGCAAATTGCCTTGGGTGGAGACTTTAGAATATCTACACCGGACGCCTCAATATCTATAATGGAATCTCGTTGGGGTTTGATACCCGATATGGGAGGAACACTAGCATTAAAAGAGTTGTTAAGACTGGATAAAGCTAAAGAGCTTGCGATGACAGGAGAAGTTATTACTGGATTACAAGCGCTTGAATATGGCTTAGTTACCCATGTAGACGATGAACCTTTTGAGAGAGCGATAAAGCTAGCCGAAATAATATCTCAGCAGTCACCAGATTCAATAGCAGCAACTAAAAAACTCTATAACAGAAGTTGGTGGAGCAAACCTGGATTTGCCCTTCTGAGAGAATCTTTTTATCAAATCAAAATTTTAATTGGTAAAAATAGAGCGATTAAAACTTACAATCAAATTAACCAAGATAAAAAAGCGAGAGAATTCATTAACAGAAAAAATTGGTAG
- a CDS encoding sensor histidine kinase — MLIVQLILINIAFIVSFSLLLPSSPWLFSISSILLITLAAMRYQHYHRQTHQILQTLLHGLRNLQDGDFSITLADKKTNKSQSQSEVLALFNQVTDKLRQEKQSLYQRELLLDKVVNASDVVTVLVNHRDTIIFANRAAEYFFNQKSMLGMSWTTLLDEKLPELIPHNDKDNAIIQLLLAETKTEHSWHLSRHHLKLHGSRHQLTLLKPITKAMHQQELQTWKKVIRVINHELNNSIAPISSMCHSGNILAERLNEPQLIRVFATISKRINKLAEFIQSYSQLARLSQPKKQEFDLIKTLKQLQELYLFTLSCQGNSLMFTGDESQIEQLLINLLKNAQQACPDKVNAEKSCVVSVSSQQDKLVITVRDFGTGMPVEVLQKAFLPYYSTKADGSGIGLSICREISDGHQGQITLNNHPKGGLQVDVYLPHNVN, encoded by the coding sequence ATGTTAATCGTACAACTCATTCTTATCAATATTGCTTTTATCGTTAGCTTCTCTCTTTTATTGCCGAGCTCACCTTGGTTATTTTCTATAAGTTCAATACTGTTAATTACTTTAGCCGCTATGCGTTATCAGCATTACCATCGACAAACTCATCAGATCCTACAGACGTTATTACATGGTCTACGTAACTTACAAGATGGTGACTTCTCTATTACCTTAGCGGATAAAAAGACCAATAAAAGTCAAAGCCAATCTGAAGTGTTAGCGCTCTTTAATCAAGTGACTGATAAGCTAAGACAAGAGAAACAATCGCTTTATCAAAGGGAGCTCTTGTTAGATAAGGTTGTTAATGCCTCAGATGTTGTCACTGTGCTTGTTAATCACAGAGATACCATTATTTTTGCTAATCGAGCCGCAGAATACTTTTTTAATCAAAAGAGCATGTTGGGCATGTCTTGGACTACGCTACTCGATGAGAAGTTACCTGAGCTAATCCCACATAATGATAAAGATAATGCCATCATTCAATTACTGTTAGCTGAAACTAAAACAGAGCATAGCTGGCACTTGTCTCGTCATCATTTGAAATTACATGGAAGTCGTCATCAGTTAACGTTACTCAAACCGATAACTAAAGCCATGCATCAACAAGAGTTACAAACATGGAAAAAGGTTATACGGGTTATTAACCATGAGTTGAATAATTCTATCGCACCTATTAGCTCTATGTGTCATAGCGGTAATATACTTGCAGAACGTTTAAATGAACCACAACTCATTCGAGTGTTTGCTACTATCTCTAAGCGGATAAATAAATTAGCAGAATTCATTCAGAGTTATAGTCAGTTGGCGCGGCTTTCTCAACCGAAAAAGCAGGAATTTGATTTAATAAAAACCTTGAAACAGTTACAAGAGTTGTATCTGTTTACCTTAAGTTGTCAGGGTAATAGTTTGATGTTTACAGGTGATGAGAGTCAAATTGAACAGCTCTTAATAAACTTACTGAAAAATGCTCAACAAGCATGTCCAGACAAAGTTAATGCTGAAAAATCTTGTGTTGTTAGTGTAAGTAGTCAGCAGGATAAGTTAGTTATTACCGTAAGAGATTTTGGTACAGGTATGCCAGTAGAGGTATTACAAAAAGCATTTTTACCTTACTATTCAACAAAAGCAGATGGTAGCGGTATTGGCTTGAGTATTTGCCGAGAAATTAGTGATGGTCATCAAGGTCAAATCACCTTAAACAACCATCCTAAAGGCGGCTTACAAGTAGACGTGTATTTACCACACAATGTTAACTAG
- a CDS encoding YjbH domain-containing protein: MKRCILLALALLPSITVTAEPEATMSFQGYSGLINTPTATLFEEGKFFFQYGNQVETRTGAGYRNGDNYNFGVGLWKYVEVSGRLADYKHGSEDGLTDLSANIKLGIPFIPKDWFSLAVGIQDVGGAANFYDAKYAVASKNIFEAVNLSLGIGTSVSTEDRLNGFFAGIEWQPYNWVKLSAEYDAADTQFGLHLSSPKGWLYSGVQLTSDILVSSTNQALKDDFYYGLGFTIPLGGEGNQSNNNNRMTASSHESSHLDDLDSGAASPSGTAERLRVKELLVKEGFEAISIGETDGNTLYVELENHVYNRNQIDGLGVVLGVISKQVQHNYANFKLVLKERQIPILVVKGSLAEYDAFLRDNQPLKLDISTDTFGSQRRDSTLDLNDANSIWFKPRFTFWPGLVTRVGTEFGTFDASLALISHVEVPLWPGAAVTAQHTKQVAETKNFEDGEYFSDYKQKTGLKEYSFHQTFSLPYSIKNMSSVGRYRDTYDYLSNEVRWQSYGGSHKINLFTARYENQEPPEREHYNGCNILFPACWKEAEPLQRDVVIAKYLYYNAHFNASAEMQVGQFWQQDKGVVVKLERMFGDVTLNLTYKDTKVDNEEANQFIGLGFSIPLTPRKDYNNKYFQVRGKPKWRYSVNTLVGKDHNRLTPGTGDTSQRFYNLDSAFYNNNRLSSEYIYGNANRLREAYYHAR, translated from the coding sequence ATGAAGCGCTGTATTCTTTTGGCATTGGCTTTGCTACCTTCTATTACTGTTACTGCTGAACCTGAGGCAACCATGTCTTTTCAAGGTTATAGTGGTTTAATAAACACTCCCACGGCTACATTATTCGAAGAAGGTAAATTTTTCTTTCAATATGGTAATCAGGTAGAAACGAGAACTGGTGCGGGTTACCGCAATGGTGATAATTATAACTTTGGTGTTGGTTTGTGGAAATATGTCGAAGTTTCAGGACGACTAGCCGATTACAAACACGGCAGTGAAGATGGATTAACCGATTTATCAGCTAATATTAAATTGGGGATTCCTTTTATTCCAAAAGATTGGTTTAGTTTAGCTGTCGGCATACAGGATGTTGGTGGTGCAGCCAACTTCTATGACGCTAAATATGCCGTAGCCTCAAAAAATATTTTTGAGGCTGTTAATTTATCCCTTGGTATTGGAACAAGTGTTTCAACTGAAGACCGACTTAATGGTTTCTTTGCTGGCATTGAATGGCAACCTTATAATTGGGTTAAACTCTCAGCTGAGTATGATGCAGCCGACACTCAATTCGGCTTACATTTATCATCTCCTAAAGGATGGCTTTACAGTGGTGTCCAATTAACTTCAGACATACTTGTTTCGAGCACTAACCAAGCACTAAAGGATGATTTTTACTATGGTTTAGGTTTTACAATTCCTCTTGGTGGAGAAGGGAATCAGAGTAACAACAATAATCGTATGACGGCTAGTTCGCATGAGTCTTCGCATCTGGATGATTTGGACTCTGGTGCGGCTTCACCTTCGGGCACTGCTGAACGATTACGAGTAAAAGAGTTACTAGTAAAAGAAGGCTTTGAAGCGATTAGCATAGGTGAAACTGATGGTAATACGCTATACGTAGAGCTTGAAAATCACGTTTATAATCGTAACCAAATAGATGGACTCGGTGTTGTTCTAGGTGTTATCAGTAAACAAGTTCAACATAATTACGCGAATTTTAAGCTTGTATTAAAAGAGCGTCAAATACCTATTTTGGTTGTTAAGGGGAGCCTAGCAGAATACGATGCTTTTTTACGGGATAATCAGCCATTGAAACTCGATATATCCACTGATACCTTTGGTAGTCAACGTAGAGATTCCACTCTAGATCTTAATGATGCTAACAGTATATGGTTTAAACCTCGTTTTACTTTTTGGCCTGGTCTTGTCACGAGAGTGGGTACAGAGTTTGGCACATTTGATGCATCTCTGGCATTGATTAGTCATGTCGAGGTGCCCTTATGGCCAGGCGCCGCAGTTACTGCGCAACATACAAAACAAGTTGCAGAAACTAAAAACTTCGAAGATGGCGAGTATTTTTCTGATTATAAGCAAAAGACAGGACTGAAAGAGTACAGCTTCCATCAAACCTTTTCATTACCCTATTCCATAAAGAACATGTCTTCTGTGGGAAGGTACAGAGATACTTACGATTACTTATCGAATGAAGTACGCTGGCAAAGCTATGGTGGAAGCCATAAAATCAACCTATTTACAGCACGGTATGAAAATCAAGAACCACCTGAAAGAGAACATTATAATGGTTGTAATATTTTATTTCCTGCTTGCTGGAAAGAAGCGGAGCCCCTACAAAGAGATGTCGTAATTGCTAAGTACCTATACTACAACGCACATTTCAACGCCTCTGCAGAAATGCAAGTAGGGCAATTTTGGCAACAAGATAAAGGCGTCGTTGTTAAGTTAGAGAGAATGTTTGGCGATGTTACCCTTAACCTGACCTATAAAGATACTAAAGTTGATAATGAAGAAGCTAATCAATTCATTGGCCTAGGATTTTCTATTCCGTTAACACCACGTAAAGATTACAATAATAAATACTTCCAGGTAAGAGGTAAGCCTAAATGGCGATACTCAGTGAATACATTGGTAGGAAAAGACCATAATAGGCTAACACCAGGCACTGGTGACACCTCTCAGAGGTTTTATAACCTTGATAGTGCATTTTATAATAACAATCGCTTAA
- a CDS encoding efflux RND transporter periplasmic adaptor subunit, protein MIQGTSGQDEVIANPKKVALKKILLTLSLICALSYVTFPTLSQWYSSIPTIDRKSINIETVILGDLIRDIVVSGKAVAANAPQLYSTEIGKITLLAKPGEAVALNQIVARLMSPELDALIKQQQSTLEQLSINANRGVLADKEAQLDLESNMNAAQSKLNVAKREFQRAEISYGKQIISEVDWLKSQDAVADAKRLFEHAKKRVSFSVERLQFEKQHRDFLVQKEKLILEELSRRHDELAIKAPVKGVVGNWLVAQKNTIAANTAIMTIVDLSEYEAELSVPEFYADDLGIGLEVSMKISGVSVRGEIIAISPEVKGNQVTVRAKIKNSQNIQLRQNQRINARIEFEKKENVLMVKRGAFMGSLGGKFIFKLSEDNYADKTAITTGTSSVEYIEITSGIDVGQQVITSDYVDFNKAEQIYLGG, encoded by the coding sequence ATGATTCAAGGAACAAGCGGACAGGATGAGGTTATAGCAAACCCTAAAAAGGTAGCGCTGAAGAAGATACTGCTGACCCTATCACTGATATGTGCTTTGTCATACGTTACTTTTCCAACGTTGTCTCAGTGGTATTCATCAATACCGACCATTGATCGTAAAAGCATCAATATTGAAACCGTGATCTTAGGTGATTTAATTCGAGATATCGTTGTTTCTGGTAAAGCGGTGGCAGCAAATGCACCACAACTTTATAGCACTGAGATTGGCAAGATAACGTTATTAGCGAAACCGGGTGAGGCTGTGGCGTTAAATCAAATAGTCGCTCGTTTAATGAGTCCTGAGTTAGATGCTTTAATTAAACAACAACAATCAACACTAGAGCAACTGAGCATCAATGCTAATCGTGGTGTATTAGCAGATAAAGAAGCACAACTTGACCTTGAAAGTAATATGAACGCAGCACAATCAAAGTTGAATGTAGCTAAGCGTGAATTTCAGCGCGCAGAAATTTCATATGGTAAACAAATCATCAGTGAGGTTGATTGGTTGAAAAGCCAAGATGCGGTCGCGGATGCAAAACGATTATTTGAGCATGCTAAAAAAAGAGTATCGTTTTCAGTAGAGCGATTACAATTTGAGAAACAGCATAGAGACTTTCTAGTACAAAAAGAAAAGCTTATCTTGGAAGAGCTGTCACGTCGTCATGATGAATTAGCAATCAAAGCACCAGTCAAAGGTGTAGTAGGTAATTGGCTTGTTGCACAGAAAAACACTATTGCCGCTAATACTGCAATTATGACAATTGTCGACTTATCTGAATATGAAGCGGAGTTGAGTGTTCCAGAGTTTTATGCAGATGATTTAGGTATTGGTTTAGAAGTTTCAATGAAAATATCAGGGGTTTCAGTACGCGGTGAAATCATTGCCATTTCGCCTGAGGTGAAAGGTAACCAAGTAACGGTGAGAGCTAAAATAAAGAATTCACAGAATATTCAATTAAGACAAAATCAACGTATCAATGCACGTATAGAGTTTGAGAAAAAAGAAAATGTACTCATGGTTAAACGCGGTGCTTTTATGGGATCTTTAGGTGGTAAGTTTATCTTCAAACTTAGTGAAGATAATTATGCAGACAAGACAGCTATAACGACTGGAACGAGTAGTGTTGAATATATTGAGATCACATCGGGTATTGACGTTGGCCAGCAAGTTATTACCTCGGATTATGTAGATTTCAATAAAGCAGAACAAATTTACCTTGGTGGCTGA
- a CDS encoding ABC transporter ATP-binding protein has protein sequence MLNMNNISRIYQSDTIQTHALRDFSLNVKAGEFVAVTGPSGSGKSTFLNVAGLLDSFDRGQYELDGVSVQGLKDDELSRLRNEKIGFIFQNYNLIPDYSIFDNVDMPLRYRGFSASERKRRVEQALEKVGLASRFKYLPSQLSGGQQQRVAIARALAGEPKILLADEPTGNLDSLMARQVMEILHDLNKGGATIIMVTHDPDQAREVNRNVQVIDGQLADFKIYAPLDRATETKGKTISAAVSASVAEEMENA, from the coding sequence ATGCTAAATATGAACAACATTTCCAGAATTTATCAAAGTGATACTATTCAAACGCATGCTTTAAGAGACTTTTCATTGAATGTAAAAGCAGGAGAGTTTGTTGCGGTAACGGGTCCTTCAGGGTCAGGAAAATCAACTTTTCTGAATGTCGCAGGATTACTTGATAGCTTTGACCGAGGCCAGTATGAGTTAGATGGTGTTAGCGTACAGGGACTAAAAGATGATGAACTTTCGCGATTAAGAAATGAAAAAATAGGTTTCATTTTTCAAAACTACAATCTTATCCCTGATTACAGTATTTTTGATAATGTTGATATGCCTTTGCGTTACCGTGGTTTCAGCGCGAGTGAGCGAAAGCGCAGAGTTGAGCAAGCCTTAGAAAAAGTTGGCTTAGCTTCAAGGTTTAAGTATCTGCCAAGTCAGTTGTCAGGTGGTCAGCAACAGCGCGTTGCTATCGCTAGAGCGTTAGCAGGTGAACCGAAAATATTACTAGCCGATGAACCAACAGGTAACCTTGATTCATTAATGGCACGCCAAGTGATGGAAATATTGCACGATCTAAACAAAGGTGGCGCTACCATCATTATGGTTACCCATGATCCAGACCAAGCACGCGAAGTAAATCGCAATGTACAAGTGATTGATGGTCAACTTGCTGATTTCAAAATTTACGCACCGTTAGACCGAGCTACAGAAACCAAGGGTAAAACAATCTCTGCTGCGGTGAGTGCATCAGTAGCCGAGGAGATGGAAAATGCGTAG
- a CDS encoding ABC transporter permease — protein sequence MRSDSLFVYNLTLAMQSFKRAPTLYFLIILTLSIGVGVLCANLALVNSMASDPIPEKSAHLFHINMNTWPDDQPPDEPMHILRYRDAMAIAESNLTKGSAIFYASGVYARDAESNSMKRFDSDVRATTPGFFELTNAPFAYGAAFEKSRGMEIVIGDELNQKIFAGKNSVGKTLELDGELLTIVGVLKPWVLRPLFYHPTERRAFNLTDDIFAPLETAIDLGWSIHARSSSAVDYTGIEETRDKDVYYLQAWVELENVNQKPALQSYLDNYSQQLKDAGEHPLAIKNELHNVNEWLKVNKVVDQKVLAFTLASVLFLSVCIFNASSLLLSRFHAAKFEVGLRRAIGASNRHMLVQGLTESVLLGLFTGAVALVLSWLFLKLSVQFLPRLANIAVLEPKLLVLGMLLALVTSIASALYPLYRANRYSISAELK from the coding sequence ATGCGTAGTGATAGTCTATTTGTTTATAACCTCACTTTGGCAATGCAAAGCTTCAAGCGCGCTCCTACTCTGTATTTTTTAATCATTCTGACCTTGTCTATTGGTGTTGGCGTATTGTGTGCAAACCTTGCTTTAGTTAACTCTATGGCAAGTGATCCCATACCAGAAAAAAGTGCTCATTTATTTCATATTAATATGAATACTTGGCCTGATGATCAACCACCTGATGAGCCTATGCATATATTGCGCTATAGAGATGCTATGGCGATCGCTGAATCAAATCTAACTAAAGGCAGCGCAATATTTTATGCCTCTGGCGTTTATGCTAGGGATGCAGAGTCCAATAGTATGAAACGTTTTGATTCAGATGTGAGAGCCACTACTCCAGGTTTCTTTGAACTCACTAATGCACCTTTTGCTTATGGAGCGGCATTTGAAAAAAGTAGAGGTATGGAAATAGTTATTGGTGATGAATTAAACCAAAAGATATTTGCTGGTAAAAACAGTGTGGGTAAAACACTCGAGCTTGATGGTGAATTACTTACGATTGTGGGTGTTTTGAAACCTTGGGTATTACGTCCCTTGTTTTACCATCCGACAGAGCGACGAGCCTTTAACTTAACCGATGATATATTTGCGCCACTTGAAACCGCAATAGATTTAGGTTGGTCGATACATGCGCGCAGCTCCTCTGCAGTTGATTATACTGGCATTGAAGAAACGCGTGATAAAGATGTTTATTACTTACAAGCGTGGGTTGAGTTGGAAAATGTGAATCAAAAGCCAGCATTGCAAAGCTACTTAGATAACTATAGCCAACAACTTAAAGATGCTGGGGAACATCCTTTAGCAATAAAAAATGAACTACATAATGTTAATGAGTGGCTAAAAGTGAATAAGGTTGTAGATCAAAAGGTATTGGCATTTACTTTAGCTTCGGTTTTGTTTTTGTCTGTCTGTATTTTCAATGCCAGTAGTTTATTACTTTCACGCTTTCATGCAGCAAAATTTGAAGTGGGTTTAAGACGTGCTATTGGTGCGAGTAACCGACATATGCTGGTGCAGGGTTTAACTGAGAGTGTGTTATTAGGCTTATTTACTGGTGCGGTAGCGTTAGTGTTGAGTTGGTTGTTTCTAAAGTTATCAGTGCAATTTTTACCACGCTTAGCAAATATCGCTGTTTTAGAACCCAAGTTACTCGTACTAGGGATGTTGTTGGCATTAGTGACTTCAATTGCCAGTGCTCTGTACCCGTTATATCGCGCTAATCGTTACAGTATTTCTGCTGAACTTAAGTAA
- a CDS encoding sigma-54-dependent transcriptional regulator: protein MPQILIVDDNPDILEALELLLSLHGYAVLTAENEKQALLAVSHQRVDLVIQDMNFAQGITSGKEGKSLFTALKALNSDLPIILITAWTQLETAISLVKSGATDYLQKPWDDVKLLDLVAKYSLNSKINQDKNNQSVSNQKPADDFIYKSQEMQTLISQASKVAGANVNVLITGANGAGKEKLADYIHQQSPRYNSAFIKVNMGALPHDLMEAELFGAEKGAFTGANQARIGRFEAADGGTLFLDEIANLTLAGQMKLLRVLQTGEFERLGANATLKVDVRVLSATNADLRLAVQQGTFREDLYYRLNVIELNLPDLAYRKADIVPLAQYFIGNDCSLSDEAAQTLTDYTWPGNVRELENACKRALVFANSSTLTASDFQLASSQKEAALGEKGNIEQVLIKHKGVIKHTALELGLSRQALYRRIEKYQIDVGSLC, encoded by the coding sequence ATGCCACAAATATTAATCGTTGATGATAACCCCGATATACTCGAAGCCCTTGAGTTGTTATTAAGTTTGCATGGTTATGCTGTGCTGACGGCTGAGAATGAGAAACAAGCATTGTTGGCTGTATCTCATCAACGTGTTGATTTAGTTATTCAAGATATGAATTTCGCGCAAGGTATCACCTCTGGAAAAGAAGGCAAATCACTATTTACTGCTTTGAAAGCACTAAATAGTGATTTGCCTATCATCCTAATTACCGCGTGGACTCAATTAGAAACAGCCATATCGTTGGTGAAAAGTGGCGCAACGGACTACTTACAAAAACCTTGGGATGATGTAAAACTGCTAGATTTAGTGGCAAAATATAGCCTGAACTCCAAGATAAACCAAGATAAGAACAATCAAAGCGTGAGCAATCAAAAGCCCGCGGATGATTTCATTTACAAAAGCCAAGAAATGCAAACCTTGATATCTCAAGCGAGCAAAGTAGCGGGTGCAAACGTAAATGTATTAATTACCGGAGCTAATGGTGCAGGCAAAGAGAAGCTTGCCGATTATATTCACCAACAATCTCCGCGTTATAACAGTGCTTTTATTAAAGTAAATATGGGGGCTTTACCTCATGACTTAATGGAAGCAGAACTTTTTGGTGCGGAAAAAGGTGCATTCACGGGAGCCAATCAAGCGAGGATTGGTCGTTTTGAAGCCGCGGATGGCGGCACATTGTTTTTAGATGAAATCGCTAATCTGACCTTAGCAGGTCAAATGAAATTACTCAGAGTATTGCAAACCGGTGAATTTGAACGCTTAGGGGCTAACGCAACATTGAAAGTGGATGTGAGAGTACTTAGTGCCACTAATGCCGATTTACGTTTAGCTGTTCAGCAAGGTACTTTTCGGGAAGACTTATATTATCGGTTAAATGTTATAGAGTTAAATTTACCTGATTTAGCGTACAGAAAAGCTGACATTGTTCCGCTAGCACAATACTTTATCGGCAATGATTGTTCACTGAGTGATGAAGCAGCACAAACGTTAACGGATTATACTTGGCCGGGTAATGTACGTGAATTAGAGAATGCCTGTAAGCGCGCGTTAGTTTTTGCTAATAGTAGTACCTTAACGGCAAGTGACTTTCAATTGGCTTCGAGTCAAAAAGAAGCCGCGTTAGGTGAAAAGGGAAATATTGAGCAGGTACTGATTAAGCATAAGGGCGTGATCAAACATACGGCACTCGAGTTAGGGTTAAGTCGACAAGCTTTATACCGCCGTATAGAAAAATATCAAATAGATGTAGGCTCATTATGTTAG